The following are encoded in a window of Amaranthus tricolor cultivar Red isolate AtriRed21 chromosome 2, ASM2621246v1, whole genome shotgun sequence genomic DNA:
- the LOC130805691 gene encoding UPF0481 protein At3g47200-like codes for MADDTNDVEISIQRQLELLLLQSPSNHCIYRIPNHLRKIKRECYEPLFVSIGPYYYKNKTLKSSHELKLRHLQSFLSFNTRTNGPNSKSLGHFIEIIRGYENEIRCYYAEKPSLSSNQFVEMVMVDAAFIIYFFMWSCPQFSLRTHPMNNKFDVMIQIQQDLFILENQLPFFVLDHLYDEAFGEAYPNLTFKDVTCAFIGETFFPGREASRTTGRDRVKNTSNIKHLVDFLNICCLPSKLRYQLPIKTENPLDSDEFPQTVKELKTIGVKFIAEGSENLLDITFSEGMLRIPTLTLQDSTEAVVRNMSFFEQCYSFHDSYLVDYLFLLDALIQTPEDVQILVQHGIIKHWLGSNEEVAKFFNQITKNLIMRNPGFYYAQLSHDLNEFSGKKKLGKPLLGRDYLNHHKSIKFFTSLVPLLGLIFALQLYKK; via the coding sequence ATGGCGGATGATACAAATGATGTGGAAATTTCTATCCAGCGACAACTTGAATTGCTATTGCTTCAATCTCCGTCAAATCACTGCATTTACAGGATTCCTAATCATTTGCGTAAGATAAAAAGAGAATGTTATGAACCATTATTTGTTTCAATTGGTCCGTATTACTATAAAAACAAGACCCTTAAATCTTCTCATGAGCTAAAACTAAGGCACCTTCAAAGCTTCTTAAGCTTTAACACCCGAACAAATGGCCCAAATTCAAAAAGTTTAGGCCATTTCATTGAAATAATAAGAGGATACGAAAATGAAATTCGTTGCTACTATGCAGAAAAACCAAGTCTTTCTAGTAACCAATTCGTCGAGATGGTAATGGTTGATGCTGCATTTATAATCTACTTTTTTATGTGGTCTTGTCCACAATTTTCACTCCGTACACATCCTATGAACAACAAATTCGATGTCATGATACAAATACAACAAGATTTATTTATACTTGAAAACCAGTTACCCTTTTTTGTGCTCGATCATTTATATGATGAAGCATTCGGCGAAGCTTATCCAAATCTCACCTTCAAGGATGTTACATGTGCTTTCATAGGCGAAACATTCTTCCCGGGAAGAGAAGCTTCTAGAACAACAGGTCGAGATCGAGTAAAAAACACGTCCAACATTAAACATCTTGTTGATTTTCTAAACATATGTTGTTTACCTTCTAAACTTCGGTACCAACTCCCGATTAAAACTGAAAATCCTCTGGATTCTGATGAATTTCCGCAAACAGTTAAAGAACTGAAGACGATAGGAGTAAAGTTTATAGCAGAAGGAAGTGAGAATTTACTAGACATTACGTTTTCAGAGGGTATGTTACGTATCCCAACCTTGACACTTCAAGATAGTACCGAAGCTGTTGTTAGAAACATGAGTTTCTTTGAACAATGCTACAGTTTTCATGATTCGTACTTGGTTGATTACTTGTTTTTACTGGATGCGTTGATTCAAACACCAGAAGATGTTCAGATTCTGGTTCAACATGGGATAATTAAGCACTGGTTAGGAAGTAATGAAGAGGTGGCTAAGTTTTTTAACCAAATTACTAAGAATTTAATAATGAGAAATCCTGGGTTTTATTATGCTCAACTTTCAcatgatttgaatgaatttagtGGCAAGAAGAAGTTAGGGAAGCCTTTATTGGGGAGAGATTACTTGAATCATCACAAATCTATCAAGTTTTTCACAAGTTTAGTGCCATTGCTTGGTCTCATCTTTGCATTGCAATTGTACAAGAAGTAA